Genomic DNA from Theropithecus gelada isolate Dixy chromosome 1, Tgel_1.0, whole genome shotgun sequence:
gaactagctCAGTGATCGGAAAGGATAGAACTCTTTCAAAATTAAACATGACCGTGCCTCACTCCTCACTTACTACATTAGTTTGGGGACTTGTGTGGGGTAGAGGGCGGAGACCATATCTGTGTATTGTAAAAAATTGTTAAAGCCCCCTAGGCACTTCTTCCTTTTCCAACTAGAAACACAATTgcatatcttcatttatttaaatatttatacatttaatgttTATAACCGTCATGGACCCTTAATGACAGGCTACGTTTGGAGACATGCATCATTAGGCAgtttcattgtgtgaacatcatagagtacttacacaaacctacagAGTGtagtctactacacacctaggttatatggtatGGCCTGtagctcctaggctacaaacccatACAGCATGTGACTGCACTCAATACTGTAGgtaattataacacaatggtaagtatctgtGTGTCTAAACTTATCTAAACGTAGAAAACATGCAGTAAACATATGGTATTATaacttatgggaccactgttgtaaaTGTGCTttatcattgaccaaaatgttatgCAGCACATGTCTGCAGTAAGTAATCCAGTGCACTTTAAACAGTGTTTAGTTGTGAGGACCATGGAtttgctttatttctccttttaaatatttcattgttgTGACTTATTTCATAAAgtaatttaagaaaactttttgtCTTGTGGTTAGAGCCACAGAGGAGAATAAgacacttaaaatgattaaacatGTCCATGTTTGTGTACTCTGGAGTTAACTCCTGAATGAGAGTGGATAGCTGAGGACAGTTATTACAATTTTAAGTTTAGGTTAAGTCTTTACTGAACAGCCTGAAATTTGGTTAAAACAGACCCCCATCATCTAATATAAAGGATGAACAAACAAtcgaaaaacagaaaacaattttttcctttttgcttcctgGTGAGTTCTTCAAAATATTCCCAGGTGTCCCCAGTTATCTTATACCCTGTTTAAGAAAAATCTGATGAGCAGTGAAGAATTCTACCCATTGAGCATCAGTATCTCTTAGAATATGCCCTGCATTTCCATTCTGGAAACGAGTAATGTTTCATAAGCCTTTACCGTACCTGAGCAAAAGGTATGTTAAAAAGTATGTTAACATACCTCCTTTGTTAGCCTTCGTGTATGAAATATATAGCAAAAGTAGGGTGCAGCGGTGTCTGTGCTGCCTCAATagcctgttgaaaagaaaacctGATTATTTTTAGTGAAGCGGTTTAAATTCTGCACTTAATGAGCATGCTGACAGTACATTTAACTTGCTTATGGGTTGCAAGTCAGAAGCAGGGCTAAAAGTAAGCTAtctttaaatattactttaatttATATCAAATTGTCTTTCATTATCTGAATACTGAAGcccacaaatggaagaacattgcTATAAAgtcctaaatttaaatttaatagttGAATAATTCTCCGAGAATTTGCTATTCTTTATTATGTCTAATGAAATTTCAGAAATTGTAAATATTCTCAAAAGAaggataaataattatttaacttttttaaactAGTGTTCAGAATCAAGTGGATGAAGTTATTGATGTCATGcaagaaaatattacaaaggTAATTGAGAGAGGGGAGAGACTAGATGAACTACAGGACAAATCAGGTACAGATCTTCATGTATTTCTTGATATTACTAAtctgtttgctagttttttttcttctacttatcTAGCCAGCATTTACAAATCTTGGCTTAGGAAACTGGTATTTGGTTCTTAAGTGTATGATTTTAATGGTTTAATTTTAACTCCTTTACTTTGAGTCATCTTattgttacattattttttaattgttcagtggagaatgaagaatttaaaatttcattgttgAAGAGTGAAGAGTagagctgttttttcttttgcgcTTTGATGTTGATGAACTTTGTGTTTCTCACGATCTCAGGGCCGAAAGACCTACTCACTTTTCAACACTTGTTTCAAACTTatctgctatttttattttatgtttcattttgtaaCTTAGTCACCTTTCTTTACTTTCAGTCATTATACCTATAACCTATATACCTATACCTGGCATGTACTTGGCACTCAAATATTGTTTGAATGGTGAATGGCTGAATACCTGATTAATCTTTgacagacttaaaaaaaagacaacctcGCTTagtcacttttaaaatgtatattgttttcctttaaaatcagTCACTTTTGATATCTTCTAAAAAGCTAACTTCtctacatgtaattttttttctagaggtgTGCCaagtgtttgaatttttaaagagtattttctTATTAGAATTCCTAAGCTTATTCATAAGCATTAAGGCCCTAAAAagacttttcttaattttataataaaaaaggatTGAGCAAACTGATCTGCAaactgttttttactttttgtttttgtttttgttttttttataatGTAGAATGCCAGAGTTTGTGGGTGGAAACAAGGgagaatgttgttttcatgcttaAAAGGGAATAAATTTGCAGAAgtagaaattaatattttcttatctttgtgtGACTAGATAAAAGAATCCTGTTATGTCGTTTAATCCTTCTCTCCATCCTCTATGTGATATAGAAAGCTTATCGGATAATGCAACAGCTTTTAGCAACAGATCCAAACAACTTCGAAGGCAAATGTGGTGGCGCGGATGCAAAGTAAGTAAATCAGAAGCTCCTGGATAGATTGGTCAGCATCTGAAGTGGTATTCAAACACATGAAGGAAAAAGGGCCTCTAGAGCATAACATCTGTGAGAAAAGGGCCTATAACTGTCCTGAGACATGGTAGaaattcagtaaatacttgttaacTTAATTGCTTTTGGGATAGGGATAACTAAATAAATCAGTATGCCTAAAAGGAtgttttcatagattttttttcatgagaGTAAtccacattttattaatatttggctACCTCTAGACTTATTAACTTGtaacaaatatacatttttttcttgaaatttactGTTAGTACTTTTTTGAGCAACCTCTAGCATTATATAGAgatatcaaaaaaataaagtgagagcTAGAGAAAAATATGACTTTTAGTTGAAAGGGGAAATAACAACAGCAGCTTACATATCCGAATCTGTTAAGGCAAATGGAGTTAAGAAAAAACTCCACTTCCCTCattattccagaaaaataaaaagtaaaggaaatttttaacatttttaacaagGAAAACATTGAGAATCACTACATACTAATATACTCCTCCAAAACATTGTATAGAAATACATTTACTTCTTAAATCAACTGTGGCTACTAATCATTAACAGAAACTGTTTTTCATGTTATAtaagcaaatctttttttttgattcTAGGTATAATTTTTGGCTTTGTTAAAAATTTAGACAAGAACTGTTTTTAGTCTCTCATTTTCAAGTTTAGcaataactttcttttctttctttattttttttttgagatagagttttgctcttgttgcccaggctagagtgtaatctccacctccagggttcaagcgattctcctgcctcagcctctcgagtagcttggattaacaggcctgcaccaccacatctggctaattttgggtttttttgttgttgttgttttttgtttttttagtagagacggggtttctccatgttgatcaagctggtctcgaactcccgacctcaggtgatccgcctgcctcgacctcccaaagtgctgaaattacaggcatgagctactgtgccagcCAGCAATAACTTTCTAAACCTGCCTTAGCCATATGCTAAGGATTTTTTCCAAGAGTTAccttggatttatttatttttatctgtctaCCTATTGAATTGTCCTACTTTCAGAAGTGGAACTGAGGAAAGAAACTGTTTCATTTCTCCCCTTGTtcagaatttaaattttctattcaaaattactttattctgtaaagaatgaatttattttctttaaagtctttttctttttctttttttttttttttttttttttttgaggcagtcttgatGTGTCTCCcaagctgaaatgcagtggtgcaatctcggctcactgcaacttctgcctcccaggttcaagtgattctcatgcctcagcctcacaagtagcccaggttcaagcaattctcctgccttggcctcccgagtagctgggattacagacatgtgccaccacacctggctaatatttgtatttttagtagagatggggtttcactgtgttgtccaggctggtcttgaacttctggcctcaaacaatctgcccacctcagcctcccaaagtgctggattacaggcatgagccaccacacctggcctaaagctTCTATATCTATAGAAATTTTCTATTCTATGGGctaatttggaaaaacaaaaggtCTATGAACCATTCACCCCTTCTCTCCCCCCAAACTCATGTACCCCATTCATGTATCCACAAAAAAGATGGTCATAATGAACATTTtgcctaactttttttttaaccatttctaaaaatgtttgctttgtaCTTTATGGGGTTTGGGTCAGAGGAATAGTGTGCTTTTGAGGAGGAAAAAACattgagttatatttttaaatagtcgTCACCTTGAGGACCTCTGGAGACCATGAATAGCATTGACCATGTAATGAAAACCATTGTTCCATAACATAACAAAGACCATTTACAGTAGCAAGtattcttcatttattattttctaatgtttccTTCAGTTTTACTGTACCCCATTAATACTTCATTGTGCTACTGTTCATCTGGGGCAGCCTCCCTGTGCCTGCCATTTTCCAGATTGACTTCCATAATGAGTAATTTCAGAAGGGTTTTAAGAAAAAGGATATAAGGGCAGAATACAGATCAGGAGTTTCCAGTGGCTAAGGGGAATGTGGTGCGGTTGGAGACTGACAACAGGTCATGAGGAAACTTGTTGAGGGTGGTGGTGGAAATGTCCTATATTTGATGGTGCTCATGCCTATTAACAGCTggatatatttgtcaaaacctatCAAAAGTACTTTTAGAGGATAAGTTTTATTCTGTGTAAAGTGTATCTCAATATAcctggctttaaaaataaatgaattaataaaattatccATGGGTGGGGAAAGAGAATCGCTAACACCTCTTTTAATGTATCTGGGGGGTTGTGAAGCTCTTATATGTTTAATGCCACACAGATTTTTGTTCATGAGCTTTGGACTTGCATGAATACAATACTGCCATTTgcaattgtaaacattttctgcCCAGTGTTAGAAACCCAAGGAAGAAAACTATTCATTGAGGTGTTTTTAAATTGATATTGATGTTCTCATTCAAATCTTAAGTAAAGCCGAACACACATTTAACGGCAAATTAATGTACATTTTAGGTAAGGTTGAAAAACTACTGTAgaaattccaaattattttagaaatgtttcagattaataaaaatggattaaagtacTTTAGTTTATCGTATAATGTGGACCCAGacacctactaaaaatacaactccTATCTCCAATCCATTCTGATTATCTGTCTACATTTTTTTGTTACCATAATAATTGTAATAGGCACTGGTATCCAAATTACAAATCTTCCATATATTCTTTGGGTCACTTTGTTATAACATATTAAGGAGCTGACCAAGAACTGACCTTAAGATTTCTTAACTACAAAACTGACACAGAATGCTCTTAGGCAAAGTTGCTTATTAAATGAGGCTATTcataaataatctaaaatatattcctcaaaatggagataaaaatgccAAGAAGAAAGTAAGGGGAGAAAAAACTAACAGAATTctcatttactttgaaaaaaactGCTATAAACTACTACTTTATATGTATTGAACCATTTGAATTGCATGGCCTATGTTATTCATCGTATCTTGACACTTGAACAGAGTTGCTAAAATACTGTATGTTTTCTCTGGTCTCACATTAGTAATAAGCGCATCAAATCATAGAGGTTCAAGCCCATGAAGGCTTTGATTGTTACTGTTTTCTCTGCAGTACAGCTTTTGACCAACAAAATCCAGTAAAGAAAAACACCTCAAATTTGGGGAATTCTGATTGTTTcccaaagaatgaaaaatagcCAGCAAATTCATATGGGAAAAAATTTGAAGACATTTCAAGAAATGTGcctatttattgagatgattttAGTATGATGCAGTAAATAGAACAACAAATAGTCTTGACTTTATTAATGAGTcaaatattaatatctttataTGGCCTTTTGTGTGTTGTAGATAAAAGCCATCATGGCTTTGGTTGCTGCTATCCTTTTGCTAGTGATtatcagtaagtatttattggaTTATTACTTCTTAGGGTATCATTTGTTTTAGAGTTCATTTtaattccctttttattttcagttgactTAGCATGTCTGAAGTCAGGATTGAGTAATGACTTCTGACCTGTCTCAGGAGCTCTTAGAATCTATAGATCTCTGAAAATGCTCTTAagtaatatgtaaaattttatgtgactatgtatatgtacatttttatagaGAGTCTATATCTtttatcagattctcaaagggaaCTCCTGTTCTGCCCCCAACCCTTACCCCCAAATCCAAGGCTAAGTGATTTGTTCCAGGCCAAATCTGGTTCCTGTTACACTAAGGTCTAAAATACTCATGTTCTATTTATTATTAACTCTCAGGAATGGCAGTTTGCATCTTGTAATATTGTTTTGGAAGGATACATCCAAATGCATTCTCCAGatgatttttgtttggtttttgttttgttctgcagTTGAGAATAATTTCTATCATTAAAGCAtgactccttcccttcctttttcccttaatattcttttgaaaatcagatcattttaaatatctctttttcttcaAGGCCTCTCTACCTGTGGTTACAGAGGTTTTATGAAGATTTGGAAAGTATCTAAAAGTAATCATTTGAAAAATTCTATtatgctgttatttttttaaacagaaaaaaaatgttttattacaaaGAAATACAGTCAATCCTTATTATTCATAGATTCTGTGTTTGCAATACCAGGTAAAAttatttgtaaccccaaaatcaGTACTCATGGTGCTTTCACAGTCATTTACAAACATGTTCAGAGTAACAAAAAATGTAAGTCCCCCAACCCACACATCCCTAGCTGAGGTTAAACAAAGCcatttctgcctttttatttcaGCACTCATAACAAAACATGTTCTTTATGTAGTCTATTTAGTACCACATTTTCTGCATTGCCGTGCTTTTCGttggtgatttcactgtttaTAACGGCCCCCGTGCGTAGTGCTGAAGTGCTCTCTAGTGTTGCTCAGTACAAGCGAGCTGTGATGTGTCTTCCTGGAGAAAATACACAGTAGGCAAACTttgttcaggcatgagttatagtgctgCTGGCCTTGAGCTCAGTGTTACTGAATCAATAATACgtattaaataaaatgtctttaaacagaaacacatataaaacaaggttatgtattgattGACAAAAATCTAGTAGCCAGAGACTCACAGGAACTTAACCTTGTATCTTCCCTAGCAGCAGTGGTTCAGTATTCACTAATTTCGTGTTTGTAGTGACCTTATAGAAAATAACTACCTCAAAAACCAAAACTTAATCATGTATATATTGTGGGCAAttggaaaatgtgaaatattaaaaacaaaaagaaaaattcaactaTAATCTATAACTACAACACAGAGATAGCTACTACTACTAATATAACTATTATATATACTTCTCTTTTCCTATTAATATACAagcatgtttttttaaaacaagactaTATTATATGTACTTTATAATAAacatattgtgaatattttcccagGTTATCAaaatttttagtaatattttaacaGCAGATACAAGCTATGGCTatgccattatttatttaagatgccaatgttagacatttaggttgttttatgatattttttgcttctcctttcccatttattatttattacctCAGATAAAAGTTCAGTCAATCTTCATTACCCATTTCTAAAAGTAGACACAACTACATTTAGGAATATTGCttcaagccgggcgcggtggctcaagcctgtaatcccagcactttgggaggccgagacgggcggatcacgaggtcaggagatcgagaccatcctggttaatatggtgaaaccccgtctctactaaaaagtacaaaaaaactagccaggcaaggtggcgggcgcctgtggtcccagctacttgggaggctgaggcaggagaatggcgtgaacccgggaggcggagcttgtagtgagctgagatccggccactgcactccagcctgggcgacagagcgaaactccgtctcaaaaaaaaaaaaaaaaaggaatattgcTTCAAACATAGCATATATATATGATGTTGATATAttgcttttttcatgttttctcttaCAGTTCTTATAGTCATGAAATACCGTACTTGATTTGATGACAGAGATCTTCATTAAACAAGATCTGGGACAGTAATAAAAGATTGCTGCATAATTTAAATGAAACCTATGTGTATATAACTTTCAAAACTTCTTTTTCAAGAAACTAAGAGGCAAGTATCACTTCAAATTGGAACGTTGAGAATGTTCAATTATCTTCTCCCCTTCTAACAAAATGTTCttttaataattatgtttaaGGCAAAGAGAACTAGCCTCTATTTTTCCATATTTCAAGGATCTAATTTGAAACTAGATACTTGCCAGttcattatttgtgtatataGTTAAACACTGATGATAATATTTCATACTAGTAATTTAATGGCATAAGGACTTGCATTATTGCAATAGGGAGTGGGTCATGCTGGGGGTCAGGAAACCTGTGTAGAGTACCAAACTATATGCTGAAAGAGATGCATAACTATTCTGTCAATATTTGCAGAAATATCGTTCTTTTCATATTATAGTTGTTTTGCAAGCAATTTCCATATTTATAGGTGTAACAAAAGCTAAATGTTGTAAATGTTGTTGCCTTCAGCTTTAACTAAAAACATtccagtaaatatatttttgactGTGTAAGAGAATGTGTAGTAATTTTTTTGGCATTTGGATTatggaaatggaaatttttaaacagtGTGATTAAAACATGGTATGGCACCATAAAACTGGACATAATAAAGTTATTGAAGAGTGTCATTGGAGTATTTGAAAATGACCAATATATAGCTGCCAGTCATGGTCCAGTCTGTTTTCAGTTAAACTCCAATAAAGAGAGACGAGTCAGTCCTAATGTGAGTAAATGAAATTCACAGGTAACTTactccttaattttattttagttaatggCCTCTAACTTCCAACTATCTCATTTACCAAAAGTATGAAAAGTAGCAAAACCATCTATtaatactttttgaattttatatcttTGCATTTCCCGTTCATCCTTGAGGAGATGTATGTTGCACAATCAAGTTTTGCATCAGCCAACAATAATGAGTAGTAGAAAGTCAGGAAcctaggtatatatatatatatacaggatAATCAGTCAGTCAGTAAGCAGATGCTAGAGAGTGACCATTAACCTAAGcctgttttcataataaaaaaatgtgttaaCTTTAAAATATGCCAACCTCCTTGTGTCTTTTAAACAAGTCAGAGTGAAAATATATTGTCCCCTAAGGTGTGGGGAGAGGaagctttataataaaattagtgATTCTGCAGAAACTTGTGCACTGGATATCTTGAGAATATGAATATAAAACTCCCTAAATTAAAAATAGGGTTAATAGAAATTACCAGTATTTAAATagggaaaaatgattttatgtttattttatttaagttttatttctttggtcATCTTAATGCGAAATGAATAAAGCATAGAATCTGggtttggtgttttgttttttgttttttgtctgtttttaaaattctacaggATTATTACTAGGAGGCAAAAAATGTTGTTTAGAATGGAAGGAAATTTGAAGAGAGAAAGCAGACTGAGACACTCAAGACACCTGCAAGTTATCTAAGAAGATCTAAATAGAATTTCTAAACTTTATAGTTTGCTTAGAGCATTAAGAAGGAGATAAAGGTCTTACATACTATAGCATATTGTCTCTGGTCTCTATGCTCTTTGTAAATGTCAATGTAAACAGCGTCTGAACTGCTAATAAATCTTTTAACAAGATACCCAGAAAAATGAGCATTTTTAGAATTTCAGTAGCTAATAATtcagaaatggaaatattttaactGAATGGACAGAATCAGTCCTAACATTTGTATGTATGTTCTTTATTTGAATTGGAACTAGGCTTGtaagttttaattttccattAGTTGATGTAGAAATCCGGTTCCTCCATAATATCTACAAGTGAAGATGAAGATTACTTCTCAAAAAGTATCCATATTTCCGGTGTTTCTTTTAATAAAGTATgccacttttaaataaattacaaaaagtaaaattataaatttttaaaagtttaaataagtaaaagtaatatttatttgaCAATATATATGTCACTGTCTTTGTAATTTAAACATATTGTTACCTGGGATATGGGTAACAGACATATCACTCATGGAACTTTGTAGTAGTGATGGCTTGGTTTGTAGTTTGTCATTTCATCTTTCTTGGTCTTGATTAATCCTGAAATCCTTAAAATGGCTGGCATGGTTATGACTTTATTGTGGTAACCTCGGAGATGTAAGCCCTCTTATgatcaaaaacagaagaaaaaatacattgttcAAACTGATGCCAGGCCTACCTTCATTACCTCCCTTAATTACTGTTTTTCTCATTCAGCTCAGATCATCCTGCACTTGAAAAATGAAGTTTTACCATCATCAAAACTATCATTATTTAACAACAAGTGAAGATCAACAGAAAAATTCAAGTAGCTTTGCAAATACTAGTTGATTCTCAGTGAAATCACGTCACTATTTTCATGCCTGAATCCATACCCTTGTGATTTATGTTTAATTACAGAAGCCTATTGCCTTGCAGCAATTTCGTTGTTTTAATACTGATAATTAGTTACTCCTTCTTATTATAACTCAGTAATACCTATGGTCGTTTGGTTCCTCTATCCTGACAAAGTTCACTGGAAATTGCCCTCAGATTTTATAAACTGGGGGATTTCTTAATTAGATGAAAGTTCACTATTAAAGATGGAATATTATATAAGATAGAGGAAGGATAATTAATACACATGAGATACAGAAATACTTTGTTAGCCCTCCTATAGATTGCCTATTTTAGTCTTTCTGTGCATTTCAGTACTCTGTATTAGAAAATTATAACTTCAGCACTTTTGGTAGCAAAAATTGGCATCTTTCAATTCTGTATAGTATGTGGGTATCCTGTAAATGATAATACGTGTA
This window encodes:
- the VAMP4 gene encoding vesicle-associated membrane protein 4 isoform X2 is translated as MPPKFKRHLNDDDVTGSVKSERRNLLEDDSDEEEDFFLGPSGPRFGPRNDKIKHVQNQVDEVIDVMQENITKVIERGERLDELQDKSESLSDNATAFSNRSKQLRRQMWWRGCKIKAIMALVAAILLLVIIILIVMKYRT
- the VAMP4 gene encoding vesicle-associated membrane protein 4 isoform X1 → MPPKFKRHLNDDDVTGSVKSERRNLLEDDSDEEEDFFLRGPSGPRFGPRNDKIKHVQNQVDEVIDVMQENITKVIERGERLDELQDKSESLSDNATAFSNRSKQLRRQMWWRGCKIKAIMALVAAILLLVIIILIVMKYRT